Below is a window of Ralstonia pickettii DNA.
GCTATTCCGTGCCCGTGTTCGTCAATGCCGTGGCCGATTCCCCGCCCAGGTTGTCCGCCACGTTGCGCGGCACCGGCGACAAGACCGTCCTGGTGGTCCGCAATGCCGATGTGCGCCACGCACAGCTCTCGAGCGTATCGATCGATTGGAGCGACGGCACGCACAGCGAGATCACCGCCGGCCTGCTCGGCTACGCACTGGCCGGCGCAACGCGAACATGGCCTGTGGCCGCGGGGCAGGCGGCGAAGACGACACCGCGGCGGCTGCGCGCTCTCGTCAATGGCGTGGCAGTGGAGATGCCGCTTGCGCGCGCCGACTGATGCACAGAGCCGGCATGAGGGGCAGCCGCATTCTGGCGCTGGGTTGCGGCATGGCACTGGCGGCGTCGGCTACAGCACAGGGAAACACGGCGATGCAGGCTTCCGGCAGCGCAACGCCCACTGCCACGGCGCGACCGCAGCACCCCGATGGCGCGCTACCAGAAGCCGGCACCGTCGACATCTACCTGGAGGCGGTCATCAACGGCGCATCCACCCAGACGATCGCGCGCTTCCGGCTGCATGACGGGCGGTTGTCCGCCACTGTCGACGAACTGCGCGCAATCGGCATCCGCACCGATGACTTGCGGCCCGATGCACAAGGCCTGATTGCCCTCGATGGCGTCCCCGGCCTGCGCTATGCATACGATGCGCGGACGCAGCAGGCGCAGTTCACGCTGGACGACACGCGCCGCGTGCCCAATGTCCTGAGCTTTCAGACGCAGGCGCGCGTGGCACCGACCAGCGGCACCGGCCTGCTGGTGAACTACGACGCCTACCTGCAGCCCACCACGCTGGGCGCTGCGGGCACAAGCCTGGGGCTCTTCAGCGAACAGCGGTTCTTCCACCCAGGTGGTGTCCTGGCCAACAGTGGAGTCGGGACGTTCGACGCCACCACGCACCGCTACACGCGGCTCGATACCAACTGGTCGCACTCCGATGCGGAACGGCTCACGACGCTCTCGCTGGGGGACACGGTCAGCGCGTCGCTCACCTGGAGTCGCTCGGTGCGGCTGGGCGGCATACAGTGGCGAAGCAACTTTGCGCTGCGGCCCGACCTGGTGACGTATCCGCTGCCCGTGCTCGGTGGCAGTGCAGCCGTGCCCACGGCGGTGGACCTATACGTGAACAGCGTTCGGCAATTCACGGGGCAGGTCGGCAGCGGGCCGTTTGTGCTGAACAATGCACCGGCCATCACGGGGGCGGGGCAGGCGGTCATCGTCGTCAAGGACGCGCTGGGCCGCGACGTGGTGACCTCGGTGCCGCTGTACGTCGATACGCGGCTGCTGTCTGCCGGGCTTTTCGACTACGCCATCGAGGCTGGTTTTCTGCGCAACAACTACGGCACGCGCTCGTTCGACTATGGGTCGAGCCCCGCGCTCAGCACGTCGCTGCGTTACGGCCTCACAGGCACGCTCACGCTCGAAGGCCATATGGAAGCGACACGGGGTGTCGCCAATGCCGGCGCAGGCGCGCTGATACGGCTCGGCCAGGGCGGCGTGCTGTCAGGCGCGGGTGCGTTTTCGCAAGGAGGCGGCCAGACCGGCGCACAGGGCACGCTTGGGTATCAGTACCGCACGCCTGGGCTGAATGTCGACGTACTCGGCACGCGCACGTTCGGCACCTACCAGGACTTGGCCAGCGCGGCCGGGTCGCCCTTCTTCCGCTCGCTGCTGCGCACGACCGTGTCGGTACCCGCCGGACGCTCAGGCAGCGTTGCAGCAAGCTATATCGGCGTATCGGACCCGCTGACGGGCGCGT
It encodes the following:
- a CDS encoding fimbria/pilus outer membrane usher protein, producing MRGSRILALGCGMALAASATAQGNTAMQASGSATPTATARPQHPDGALPEAGTVDIYLEAVINGASTQTIARFRLHDGRLSATVDELRAIGIRTDDLRPDAQGLIALDGVPGLRYAYDARTQQAQFTLDDTRRVPNVLSFQTQARVAPTSGTGLLVNYDAYLQPTTLGAAGTSLGLFSEQRFFHPGGVLANSGVGTFDATTHRYTRLDTNWSHSDAERLTTLSLGDTVSASLTWSRSVRLGGIQWRSNFALRPDLVTYPLPVLGGSAAVPTAVDLYVNSVRQFTGQVGSGPFVLNNAPAITGAGQAVIVVKDALGRDVVTSVPLYVDTRLLSAGLFDYAIEAGFLRNNYGTRSFDYGSSPALSTSLRYGLTGTLTLEGHMEATRGVANAGAGALIRLGQGGVLSGAGAFSQGGGQTGAQGTLGYQYRTPGLNVDVLGTRTFGTYQDLASAAGSPFFRSLLRTTVSVPAGRSGSVAASYIGVSDPLTGASRIVSWSYSTQLGRDFSIAASAYQDLAERRARGVLMTITMALGSNTSTAASVGIDRGRASATVSAVRTPDYAGGLGWQLQANQSAGDRRSLAQLNYRGRYGDAFAAAQEINGQTSTALDLAGSLVFMDGTVLPGRRINDGFALVSTEGVPNVPVTYENRLMGRTNASGHLLVPDLVSYENNHVAVDPLVLPVNAKLATSAVTIAPADRSGVLARFRIETFRGAQLRLVDAKGQPLPAGSTATLEQTQQRYPIGYDGLAFIDALQDQNTLRVDDAGPPCTVQFAYPSGAGALPTLGPLRCVPLTQEAQP